GCAATCTTCCAACAAAGATTCAGGATCAGCTGGTGCTCATGGAGGAAGTGTTCGCCAACTCGAATTTTACGAACAACGTCAAAGGTGGCGTAATTGCTGAAGTGATTGGTCTAGTCCATGAGATCGAGGAACAGCGCATTCTCCGCACGGACTTGCTGGGTGATGCTATCGAGTCGGCACTATCCGAGACCGGGGGCACTCAAGCTTTGGGGCTCTATCGCACTCCAGACCATATTCGCCGAATGATGATCGAAATGGTCGACCCCGATTTCACGGATACAATATTTGACCCTGCGTGCGGCACCGCTGGATTCTTGTTCGACGCGTATGAATACGTTATCGAGAAAGCCCGAAAAACGCGAAAGTTTCCACCTGCACACGTCGCGAACCAGTTTTATCGAACTGGCATTGGTGGGATAGAGTACCAGGGCCGAATTCGTAAGATGGCCGCTGTGAATATGTACATTCGCGGGCTCAATCCGCATAACATCGATCAGGGTGATTCCCTCAAAGCCTATGATCCCGGCCGGGACGCAGCGTCAAAGACCGTTGTTATCGCAAACCCTCCTTTCGGGGCTGAACGTGACCAGCCAGCTTACCCCAACGTGTGGGAAGATTTTGCGAAGGAATCGGAAACGACGATTCTGTTTGTAAAACTCATGTTCGACTTGTTGCGGGTAAATGGGCGCTGTGCTGTCGTTGTATCGGAAGGCTTTCTCACTTGGGACCAGAACAGCGCCTGTGCGCTTCGGAAGCTGCTATTGAACGACGCCAACCTTCGGGCAATTGTCAGTCTGCCGCAAGGAGTTTTTGTATCTAAAAATGGCCAAGGCGCAAAGACATCGATCCTGTACTTCGAGAAGGGCAACGCTACGAATTTCGTCTGGCACTACCGCATTGATAACGACGGGTTCTCGATGGGCACAACGCGGAAGACAATCGACGGCAGCCAAATTCCTGAGATGCTTACCCTCTTTCGTGAAGTAAAGCGAGGGAAGCTGCCGAAGGACACTGCCCGCAGCTTCTCCTTACCCAAGGAGTGGATAGAGACTCTCGATCCCAGGGCTATTGAGCGTCTCCGACGCGAGGTTGAGTCGAAGTTGCAGACCGCGGCCAGCGACCGCAGGGCCAAGCTTCGCACGCAGCTCCAAGGGAAGAAGGACAAAGGGGCAATCGACAATCACGAATTCAAGGAGAGAATTCGTCAATTGGATGCTGTGCTAGAAGCGCAGCGAGGCAATGAGATCGCCAAGGCCATTGAACGCGCCCACTCCTTCAGCTTCAACCTAATAAGCTACCGAAGCGAGTTGAGTGATGATGCAGTCGCAGCATGGCACAATGCTCTCGCTGGAGTGGTCGCAGCCGCGCGTATGTCAGTAGAGGAAAAGTACTCCACCTTGCATAGCGGTGTAGAAGTTAAAAAAGCGCTCACGGTGATTGCGTCTCTTGACCCACGTTGTGCCCTGCACGTTGATATCGTGCGTGAATATTTAGATGGACTGCCCGATGCTGCCATGAAGCGAGACAAGTCGCTGCGTGAGCTGGATAAGGTGGTAAAGACTAGCGGCCACCACGATCGGGTCGTGCTTCGTACGCTCGTTACTCAGAGACTCGAAAAAGCGGAAATCGTTCCCGCAGGCAACTACAAGCAATTGACCGTACGACTATACGGCAAGGGCGTAGTGCTCCGACAGGAGATTGCGGGCCGAGATATTAAGACGAATAATCAGTCGATTGGCCATTCTGGAGACATTGTCCTTTCCCGCATCGATGCGAGAAATGGGGCCTTCGGCATTATTCCACCAGAATTGGACGGGGCAATACTTTCACAGGACTTCCCCGTATTGTCAGTGAATAGCCACGTAGTGATTCCCGAATTCCTGGAATTTGTGCTGCAATCGAAGCCATTCTACAACCAGATAGAGCAATTGGTCTCTGGCGCGACAGGACGACGGCGAGCAGAAGTAGAAGTTCTGTTGGAATTGAAAGTGCCGTTCCCGCCGTTGGCAAGACAAGCAGAGATTGTGGAGATCGTTCGGAGGCAGCGGCAGATATTGCAGTCGGCGGACAGTATGATTAAGTCATATTCAGTCGACATTGGTCGGTCGCCCGCTCACTCAATCAGCATCGAGCTTGGTCGCGTCTGCGAATTCGTCTATGGCGATCCGCTGCCCGAAGGCAAGCGAGTGGACGGCCCCTATCCAGTTTACGGCGCGGGCAACATCATCGGTTATCACGATAGCTTCATTGCCGAGGGGCCCGTAATTGTCATCGGTCGTCGTGGGGCAACATCGGGAACGGTCATGTGGTCGGATAGTAGCTGCTGGCCCATTGACACGGCATTTTGGGTGCGCGTCACTCAACCGGAGAAGGTGATGCCCAGGTACCTGTATTACGTCCTGCTGACCTTGGGCCTCGCAAAGCACCAGTCTGGTGGCGCAATGCCCGGCGTAAACCGAAACGACATCTATAGAGAGGTCATTGCCTTGCCGTCGCTGACAGTTCAGACGCAGGCTGTCAAAAAGCTCGATAACCTTGAGACCGCGATGGCCGGAGTACGACTGCTAAGGTCAGATGCGGAACAACGATTGGAAGACCTCATCGCAGACCTGTGGATGGAATGACTAATAGTAGAGTATGCCAGAACGATTGAGAGCAAAAATTACTCCCGCTATTCTCATTTGGGCACGGGAGCAAAGCCACTTCACCGTTGAAGAAGCCGCGAAGAAGATTGGTGTACCCACGGAGATGCTGGCTGCCTGGGAGTCTTCCACTGCCCAACCGACGATCAGTCAACTTCGCAAAACGGCACATGTGTACCGATACAGCTTGGCTGTATTCTTCCTGTCGCAGCCACCCTTGGGCAAGTTTCAGCCGATTCGTGACTTTAGGCGGTTCACTGATGGTGTTGTGCCGAGTGTGTCTAGCGCCCTGCAACTCGCCATACGGGAGGCGTATGACAAACGTGAAAGCGCCCTCGATCTCTTTGGAATGCTAGACGAGAAGCCGAATGAGTTCACGTATACTACAACTCTGAATGCAGATCCGGAACGTGTCGCAGCCGAACTGCGCCAGTACTTTGGAATAGGTGCCGATGATCAGTTAAAGTGGAAGGACCCGCAGAGGGCCTTCACCGACGTTCGCTTACGATTTGAACATCAGGGTATCCTCGTCTTTCAATTCTCCCACATCAGCGCAGGCGAGGCACGTGGTTTTTCCATCGGAGAGTTTCCGCTGCCGTCAATCGTGGTGAACCGGACCGACACGACTGCCGGCCGATTATTCTCGCTCTTCCATGAAGTAACGCATATCGCTTTGCGAAATGTCGGTATCTGCAACGAATTTGAACGATCTGCGCCCAGCCGCAATGTGAAGAAGGACGTGGAAGTGTTCTGCAACTACGTTGCGGGTGCGGTTCTCATCCCGAAGAAGGACTTGCTTGGGCACCCGGTTGTGCACGGTCACGGGGCTAAGACCTGGTCGATTGACGACCTTGGGAAGATTGCACTCACAATCGCATGCAGCAGGTACGCCCTTGCCCGACGCTTGCTCATTTTCGACGTCATCACACCGACGGTGTATGACCGCCTTGTTGCCGAGCTCAATGAGCAGTTTTCCCGTCGGCCCAAGCAGAAGGGTTTCATTTCCCCAGCGGAGAACGTTGTGAGTTTGGGCGGCAACGTCTTTCCGGGCCTCGTCTTGGAGGCCTTCAGTCGCGATCACATTTCGGCCAGCACTGTCAGCAACTACCTTGGCCTGAAGCTGAAGCACTTGCAGAAGGTGCGATCAGCATTGGATCGAGCACTATGAGTCGTGGCAATTCGACCATCTACAGCCTAGATTCGAGCTCCCTGATTGTCGCGTGGACGGATGCGTATCCCATTGCAGCATTCGAATCCTTCTGGAAGAAGCTTGACGAGTTGATTGCCGCAGAGAGAGTCGTCGTTTCCGAAGAAGTCTTCTGTGAACTGGAGAAGCAGGACGATGACCTCTTCAAGTGGGTCAAGGTGCGCCCAAAGATGGTAGTCCCCCACACGGAAGAAATCCAGGATGCCGTCATCGAGCTCCTGAAATCCCACCCGCTGCTCATCAAAGCAACGGGTACGAATCGGTCGGGCGCAGACCCCTTCGTGATTGCCCTCGCGCGATGCAGGAAGGCTGTGGTCATTAGTCAGGAACGGACTGGAAGCAATGGGAAGCCAAAGATCCCTGATGTCTGTAGTCACTACAAGGTACCATGTGAACGCCTCAAGTATCTCATTGCCAATGAAGGTTGGAAGTTTTAGTGCTTGCGTTCGCAGTTAGATTTCCAACTTCAGTGCCGAGCGCGAAAAACGAGATGACATTTCATCTTGCTAAAGCCACACCGTAGTATTTTACTGAAACATGAGCCTTTCACTCCCAGCAACTTTCTGTTGGACAAAGATCCAAGCGGAGGCAGGCGATCCGCTCGACGAAATTATTCGTCGCAAAGAAATCGAACGGCAGGCCGGCAGTGGCCTATTCTTCTGGGGAATTGGGAACTCGCTTGGTTCAAAGGTCCTTCCAATAGTTTCAGGCGAGGTGAGTGTTGTCGTTTTTTCGAAGATGCCTTCGAAGCCGAAGGCAATGGACTCTGATCCAGATTCGGTGGCCCTTTGGCTGAAATACAGAGACCACTCCGGAAATCTCGCCGATATTCCTGAGCATGTAGTGCTCAAAAGCAGAGCCTTCGCCGGTGGCGGCGCGAAGAAGAAGCACTATGCCCTAGTTTGCAGCGCCGATACTCCCCTGAAGATCGCGTCCCTTGGCATGTTTGATATCGGCGACTACCGCAATTGGGGAAGCAGCAACCCACAAATTGGTAGCTCGCAAGTGACATCAGTTGTCGAACTGAGCGACATTAATAAGAACTTGGTTGTCCCGAGGAAACAGTACCAAATTAACATGGTGGCCAAATTGGTCGCGCCCTTTTTTGTGACACTTTGCGATCCCGTAAGCTTGACTCGTGAAGAAGTTCAGTCGTTGCGCTCTATATGTACCGATTCGCCGTCCACGAGTAACTACGTGAGCAAGTTGCGCGCGTTTCGTGACGCGTTAGTGTACGATGCTACACGCCGTCACTGAACCAAGGAGCGGCTGAGTGTGGCCCAGACTTAGGGCATTACATAATCCGCTATTTTCGGGCTTTTGCAGCCTCTTTCTGGGGTGGGCGCCATGCAGGGGCATCACTAAGCAGCTGGTGCTCACCCCGTGAAAAAACCATTTCCGAATTTATAGAAATGTACTCAGGCATTCGCCGTGCGGTACGCCCGTAGAAGTTCTTCAATTTGTCATCAGTTATGCGCTGGCCGGCAAAGAGGGGTTTCTTGTTCTCCACTCGATCGACTACCATGTTGCATGACCTCAGGCTTGGTCGATCATCCAAATGATATTGATGAATTTCCCGGATCATTTCGGAGACAACGTAACCCTGGGAACAAAGAAAAGTCTGAATGTTAAACATGGCTTTTCGACTCCAGTCCTCTTTATGTGCGAAGGGTAAGAGCGCCATTCCCCAGCTCGGAGCTGGTTTGCAAAATTCCATGCAGCGGGCAAGAAACAACTTTCCGCATTCTCCACCGTCGGCAGAGCCATACGGCGGATTCGTATAGAATACGTCATGTGCCTGAGCAAACTCAGGCGGCACAGGGTTGCGGACATTGTACCGATGGCAAGTTATGAGGTCTGGAGGAATGTCGAGGTCCTTAATCGCTTGCTCGATGAACGCAAGCAGGCGCTCATCAAAATCGAAGACCCTAATCTTTGATGGTGCTTTGAAAATGCCTTTGTTTGCTAAGTGCGCGACCACCAAGGACATGCAATCGCCATCTCCGACCATGACCACGTCTCGGTACTTGAGATAGTCGATAGCCAGAAGTGCTTGCACAAGTTGACTGCCGGGTAACATGAAGATTTGATCGACCGTACGGAGTGGTCGGGGGCGGTCGGGGTGTTGTGTAACTTGAGCGACGAGATCTACCCACGCCGGTTCAGGCCGAAGGTAGCGACGAAGTTCCTCTCCGAACATCTGAGACCTCCGTTAGAATACTGTTCAGGATCGTTGTGGATCAATATATAAATATAGCCAAAGGGCTCTTCGAGTGCAACTCCTTCTGCTTTGAATGTCGAGCGCGTATCGAACTATGCTCTTGAAGCACTTACCGTTTGGAGGCATGCTGCGTCTGCTGAATCCTATAATAAGTGGTGGTGGCGAGAATGTGGTGATGCTTGCAATTCAACTTGGTGGGGCGTAGATTTGTTATGGCCAGATTGGCTATAGAGCCACCAAAAACACGTGGGTTTATAGTGTGAACATGGAGCTATACAATTGAACCTGCTGAAATTCCATGACTAGGCGCAATCCTACGCACACAATAAGGACGGGGTTCCTCTACGAGGAACTTTGGGCACTTGACTACTGTACCAAGTGGCTCGCTCAACCGGATCTCTATCAGAACGTTCAGTTCCAAACCGCGCCGTCCGAAGCAGACGCTGGCCGCTTTTCGCTTGACGACGTCGTCCTACGCATGAAGGATGGCGCGTACGAACTCTGCCAAGTTAAGCACCGAGAGTCCCCGGAGCGAAATCTGTGGACCTGGGATCAGTTGCTCAACCCCGAAAAGCCTCGAGGATCATCGCTCCTGAAGAAGTGGTCGTCTTCCTACCGGAAGCTCATCCGGGCTGGACGAATCTCCGAAGCGTTCCTCCTCACTAACGGCGCAGCGGACGTCACAGTATCGAGATTTGTCGCACCTGACGGACGACTGAGGATCGAGGACGTGCGTGGGCACGACGGCGACCTTTATGCCCGCATTGCGGCTGAGGTTGGCGTAGATATACTCGATGATTTCTTCGCCGTTTTCCGGTTCCGGTTTGGACAGTCGGGCGTAGATGATCTCGCGTCTCGTACAATCTCTGCTCTGCATGGTCTTCGTGCTACCGACAGTGGCATTCTGTCAGTCACCGATCAACTGCGCAAGGAATTCGGTGCGAAGTTTCCTCGCGCCATCAGCCTCGACGAGATCCGCGCTTGGTGTGACTTCGACGTGCCTCGCAAACTCGTAGAGGCGTTTGAAGTGCCGAGCGATTTCCAGTGGTTCAATGAGAACACGCACAATCAGCTTGTGGAAGCCCTCCGTGCTCCGGAAGGTGGCCTTCAGGTTATCGTTGGGAAGCCCGGCTCCGGAAAGAGCACCTACCTGTCGAAGCTACACGATGTCTTAGTCGACAAAGGCGTGGTCTGTATACGTCACCACTATCACCTCGCCCCAAGTGATGAGAATCCTCAGGAACGGCTCCCAGCGCATCGCGTCGTTGAAGCTATTAAGGCGCAGTTCAAAGAACACCAGGACGCCATTGGATCGCTCGCGTGGCTCAATTCGGCAGGCGTTGACCTGCGAGAATTCATTGCGCAGGCTGCACAGCACTTCGCTGCAGCAGGGAAAGCGTATGTCTTCATTGTCGACGGGCTCGATCACGTCCCCCGCTATGAAAGCGCAGATGAACTGCAAACATTCCTTCGCCAGGTGTGCCAACCGCAGCCTGGACTCTGGATACTCCTGGGCATGCAGGAAGTGGCAGAGCCGCATCTCCCGCAGGTTGTGCTAGATAAATGCCCGAAGGCATCTTGGATTGAGGTCCCTGGCCTGACTCAGGACGCCGTCGACGCTGTCGTACGGAAGAACGAAATCGGACTCACATTGCCTAAAGAACCGCCCGTGCTCCAACCGCTACTGCAGCGGATCAATACGCTTACCAGCGGCAATCCCTTGCACCTTCGGTACACGCTCCGGCAACTCAAGATCGCCAAAGGCACGACTGAAGTGAACCAGTTCGATCTCGACCAATTGCTCCCGCTGAACCAGGAGATCGAGCAGTACTACGCTGCGCTGTGGCGGCAGCTGCCGGCCCTGAGTCGTACGCTCTTGGTCGCACTGCAAGTCGTCAAGGAACGACTCAGCGAGACTCAGTACCTTAGTCTCGCTACACAATTGGCTGTGGCCCCAGCGGACATACACACCGCGTATCAGGGCATCCAGCACCTGCTCGTTGTGAAGCGAACCACGGTCGAAACGTTTCACAACAGCCTCGAGGTGTTCGTGGCGAATCAACCAGAGTGCAGGACAGAAAGTGCTGCAATCTTGCTGCGAGTACGGCACTGGCTTGAGGGCAGTACGGAAGAGTACCTCAAGTGGGGACTGCTGCCGGTGGTAAAAGCTGAACTCGGTGATCACGCAGATCTCTTTGCCATTGACCGGCAGTGGGTCATAGATGCACTGGTACGCCGTCGACCCCAGCACACGGTCCACCGTCTCATTGAGGCTGCGACTCGATTCGCCTTCGAGGACGGTGACTTCGCAAAGGTATACGAACTCGGTTCGCTGGGCGGTTACTTCGAGAGCAATACGGACTTCAGCAGGTCATTGGCCGACCGTCTGTGGATAGCTACCCTCGTGGCGGAGAGGCCACGTGCCATCGACACCAATCTCAAGGGCCTGCGCCCTGCGCAGGTTGCCGCTGTGGTGCGGCTCGCCGATCAACAGGGCGAACTCGAGTCCATTCTGGACGACGCCATTGACCAGATTAACAGCGTCCACAGGGAAGCGGAATTCAGGCGGAAGGGAGATTGGTCGAACGAACCGCCGGAGGT
The genomic region above belongs to Candidatus Zixiibacteriota bacterium and contains:
- a CDS encoding N-6 DNA methylase, with protein sequence MARSTIHYADTDTNNILKRLHNKLRPAGTPVERVEYIIELLLLRIFEAKLKQDEEFKPLRNLFKGERYRLLFSHLLSLTGDQVLAELNKSSFPFYATILTKSRDVIKGNLPTKIQDQLVLMEEVFANSNFTNNVKGGVIAEVIGLVHEIEEQRILRTDLLGDAIESALSETGGTQALGLYRTPDHIRRMMIEMVDPDFTDTIFDPACGTAGFLFDAYEYVIEKARKTRKFPPAHVANQFYRTGIGGIEYQGRIRKMAAVNMYIRGLNPHNIDQGDSLKAYDPGRDAASKTVVIANPPFGAERDQPAYPNVWEDFAKESETTILFVKLMFDLLRVNGRCAVVVSEGFLTWDQNSACALRKLLLNDANLRAIVSLPQGVFVSKNGQGAKTSILYFEKGNATNFVWHYRIDNDGFSMGTTRKTIDGSQIPEMLTLFREVKRGKLPKDTARSFSLPKEWIETLDPRAIERLRREVESKLQTAASDRRAKLRTQLQGKKDKGAIDNHEFKERIRQLDAVLEAQRGNEIAKAIERAHSFSFNLISYRSELSDDAVAAWHNALAGVVAAARMSVEEKYSTLHSGVEVKKALTVIASLDPRCALHVDIVREYLDGLPDAAMKRDKSLRELDKVVKTSGHHDRVVLRTLVTQRLEKAEIVPAGNYKQLTVRLYGKGVVLRQEIAGRDIKTNNQSIGHSGDIVLSRIDARNGAFGIIPPELDGAILSQDFPVLSVNSHVVIPEFLEFVLQSKPFYNQIEQLVSGATGRRRAEVEVLLELKVPFPPLARQAEIVEIVRRQRQILQSADSMIKSYSVDIGRSPAHSISIELGRVCEFVYGDPLPEGKRVDGPYPVYGAGNIIGYHDSFIAEGPVIVIGRRGATSGTVMWSDSSCWPIDTAFWVRVTQPEKVMPRYLYYVLLTLGLAKHQSGGAMPGVNRNDIYREVIALPSLTVQTQAVKKLDNLETAMAGVRLLRSDAEQRLEDLIADLWME
- a CDS encoding XRE family transcriptional regulator produces the protein MPERLRAKITPAILIWAREQSHFTVEEAAKKIGVPTEMLAAWESSTAQPTISQLRKTAHVYRYSLAVFFLSQPPLGKFQPIRDFRRFTDGVVPSVSSALQLAIREAYDKRESALDLFGMLDEKPNEFTYTTTLNADPERVAAELRQYFGIGADDQLKWKDPQRAFTDVRLRFEHQGILVFQFSHISAGEARGFSIGEFPLPSIVVNRTDTTAGRLFSLFHEVTHIALRNVGICNEFERSAPSRNVKKDVEVFCNYVAGAVLIPKKDLLGHPVVHGHGAKTWSIDDLGKIALTIACSRYALARRLLIFDVITPTVYDRLVAELNEQFSRRPKQKGFISPAENVVSLGGNVFPGLVLEAFSRDHISASTVSNYLGLKLKHLQKVRSALDRAL
- a CDS encoding DUF4411 family protein, whose translation is MSRGNSTIYSLDSSSLIVAWTDAYPIAAFESFWKKLDELIAAERVVVSEEVFCELEKQDDDLFKWVKVRPKMVVPHTEEIQDAVIELLKSHPLLIKATGTNRSGADPFVIALARCRKAVVISQERTGSNGKPKIPDVCSHYKVPCERLKYLIANEGWKF
- a CDS encoding bis-aminopropyl spermidine synthase family protein; protein product: MFGEELRRYLRPEPAWVDLVAQVTQHPDRPRPLRTVDQIFMLPGSQLVQALLAIDYLKYRDVVMVGDGDCMSLVVAHLANKGIFKAPSKIRVFDFDERLLAFIEQAIKDLDIPPDLITCHRYNVRNPVPPEFAQAHDVFYTNPPYGSADGGECGKLFLARCMEFCKPAPSWGMALLPFAHKEDWSRKAMFNIQTFLCSQGYVVSEMIREIHQYHLDDRPSLRSCNMVVDRVENKKPLFAGQRITDDKLKNFYGRTARRMPEYISINSEMVFSRGEHQLLSDAPAWRPPQKEAAKARK